Proteins encoded together in one Streptomyces sp. NA04227 window:
- a CDS encoding DUF2277 domain-containing protein, whose product MCRSIKTLRPPVLPEEATEEEIRAAALQYVRKVSGFRAPAAHNREVFDQAVDAIAEATGALLAGLEVRGQGAARQAAAG is encoded by the coding sequence ATGTGCCGAAGCATCAAGACGCTGCGCCCGCCCGTCCTCCCGGAAGAGGCGACCGAGGAGGAGATCAGAGCCGCTGCCTTGCAGTACGTACGGAAGGTGTCCGGTTTCCGCGCACCGGCCGCCCACAACCGTGAGGTGTTCGACCAGGCCGTCGACGCCATCGCGGAGGCCACGGGCGCGCTGCTCGCGGGCCTGGAGGTGCGGGGGCAGGGCGCGGCTCGTCAGGCGGCTGCCGGGTGA
- a CDS encoding DoxX family protein, producing the protein MSQSLNKAQPYAIGAFRAVVGLLFACHGAASLFGVLGGAMGGGTIDAGTWPGWYAAVIQLVCGGLILLGLGTRAAAFVASGSMAYAYFKVHQPEALWPLQNGGESSAMFCWSLLLLVFTGSGAFGLDRLIAARRSGGDTSNSSTPADGSTGRSAAKDSVTA; encoded by the coding sequence ATGTCCCAGTCCCTCAACAAGGCCCAGCCGTACGCGATAGGCGCGTTCCGGGCCGTCGTCGGCCTGCTGTTCGCCTGCCACGGGGCGGCCTCGCTGTTCGGGGTCCTCGGTGGCGCGATGGGCGGCGGGACCATCGACGCGGGCACCTGGCCGGGCTGGTACGCGGCCGTGATCCAGCTCGTCTGCGGCGGCCTGATCCTGCTCGGACTCGGCACCCGCGCCGCCGCCTTCGTGGCCTCGGGTTCGATGGCCTACGCGTACTTCAAGGTGCACCAGCCCGAGGCGCTGTGGCCGCTGCAGAACGGCGGCGAGTCCTCCGCGATGTTCTGCTGGTCCCTGCTGCTCCTCGTCTTCACCGGCTCCGGCGCCTTCGGCCTGGACCGCCTGATCGCCGCCCGCCGCTCCGGCGGCGACACCTCGAACAGCAGCACCCCGGCCGACGGCTCCACGGGCCGGTCCGCCGCGAAGGATTCGGTCACCGCCTGA